The DNA segment CTGCCGCAGGCTGCCGCGCTGGCAGCGGTGAACAAGCGGGTATCGAACCTGCTGAGCAAGGCCGAGGGCAAGGTTGCCTCGACCATCGAGCCGAAGTACTTCGACAACGCCAACGAGTTCTCCCTGTACTCGGCCATTCAACAAGCCGATCACGCCGTGCAGCCAATGGCCGCCGAGCGTAAGTACAACGAAGCGCTGACCCGTCTGGCCAACCTGCGCGAGCCGGTCGATGCGTTCTTCGAAGCGGTGATGGTCAATGCCGAAGACGCCAACGTGCGGGCCAACCGCTACGCGCTGCTGGCGCGTCTGCGCGGCCTGTTCCTGGGCGTGGCTGATATCTCGCTGCTGGGCTGAGGAGTAAACAGTGAAACTGCTGATTCTCGATCGTGACGGGGTGATCAATCAGGACTCCGACGCCTACATCAAGTCGGTGCAGGAGTGGATCCCCATTCCCGGCTCGATCGAGGCCATCGCAGAACTGAGCAAGGCCGGCTGGACGGTGGCGGTTGCCACCAACCAGTCCGGTATTGCCCGAGGTTATTACGACCTGGCCACCCTGGACGCCATGCACGCGCAATTGCGCAAGCGGGTGGCCGAGCAGGGCGGCGAGGTTGGCTTGATCGTCTATTGTCCACATGGCCCGGATGCCGGTTGCGATTGTCGCAAGCCACTGCCGGGCATGCTGCACACCATTTCCCGGCACTATGGCGCAGACCTCAAAGGCCTGTGGTTCGTGGGCGACAGCAAGGGTGACCTGCAGGCGGCGCTGGCCGTCGAAGCTCAACCGGTGCTGGTATTGACCGGCAAGGGGCAAAGAACGATAGACGGCCAGCTCCCGGCCGGCACGCTGGTTTTCGATGACCTGGCGGCGGTTGCCAGGCAACTTATCCACACCCGTGCTGGCTGAGACCTGCCTCCGGCATTCTTCATCACACGCGCAATGAACGGGCCGCTGCCCGCTAGGTAAACGTCAGCATGTCGATCATTCAGACCATCAGGATCTTTATCTTTTACCTGTGCCTCGGCGGCAGTGCCTTGCTG comes from the Pseudomonas sp. StFLB209 genome and includes:
- the gmhB gene encoding D-glycero-beta-D-manno-heptose 1,7-bisphosphate 7-phosphatase, which produces MKLLILDRDGVINQDSDAYIKSVQEWIPIPGSIEAIAELSKAGWTVAVATNQSGIARGYYDLATLDAMHAQLRKRVAEQGGEVGLIVYCPHGPDAGCDCRKPLPGMLHTISRHYGADLKGLWFVGDSKGDLQAALAVEAQPVLVLTGKGQRTIDGQLPAGTLVFDDLAAVARQLIHTRAG